The Pygocentrus nattereri isolate fPygNat1 chromosome 17, fPygNat1.pri, whole genome shotgun sequence genome window below encodes:
- the hif1al gene encoding hypoxia inducible factor 1 subunit alpha, like, whose amino-acid sequence MDSVPPRPSSDMRKLRSRDAARCRRSQETEVFYELAHSLPLARRVTSHLDKAAIMRVTLSYLRMRQLLRSTTTKMEPGTEEEEDPTDAFYQQALAGFILVMTEEGDMIFLSDNVSKYIGIAQLELLGQSVYDFVHPCDQEELRDLLTTKSGLCKKKTERFIERNFFLRMKSTLTSRGRTVNIKSASWKVLHCTGHMQTFSSELESSSPVGSYLTLLCEPIPHPGCVEFPLDSSTFLSRHNMDMSFTQCDGRVTELVGYQPEDLVGRSAYEFFHALDFDHVTKSLHILFSKGQVCTSQYRFLAKNGGFVWSETQATVLYNGKTSQPEAVVCLNFILSGVEHADTVFSVEQTCNELKPDRLSLTVMEVEDCEDELSSSSSSELFNKLKDSPEDLLQLAPAAGDTIIPLTEHMDLSFCPPSSPDSVPECPKDLCTPKLRQLLSPIFDSPSPASPSSVEEFPMDTGDVEKFFALKPEESAAQKGLTEDLDEMDLDMLAPYISMDDDFQLTFLPQFPEAGSSSADVLTAPSRKRGLEEDDDLPSLTTNWEKRHKDSPLEEELLLSHASLAGVLVTDSEEIVPPTWKRSQLLTDRDPVLGGTQALGNTAALLGDPFTSQKPDLRAQISGTTSSLT is encoded by the exons GGACTCTGTGCCTCCAAG GCCAAGCTCGGACATGCGTAAGCTGAGGTCGCGTGATGCGGCCCGCTGTAGGCGAAGTCAGGAGACGGAGGTGTTTTACGAGCTCGCCCATTCCTTGCCACTTGCAAGGCGTGTCACATCCCACTTGGACAAAGCTGCCATCATGCGAGTGACCCTCAGCTACCTGCGCATGCGTCAACTCCTCCGCTCCA CAACAACCAAAATGGAGCCGGgcactgaggaagaggaggatccTACAGATGCGTTCTACCAGCAGGCACTGGCTGGTTTTATTCTGGTGATGACTGAAGAAGGAGACATGATCTTTCTCTCTGACAATGTCAGCAAGTACATCGGCATCGCGCAG CTGGAGCTGCTTGGACAGAGTGTGTATGACTTCGTCCACCCTTGTGATCAGGAGGAGCTGAGAGACCTCCTTACCACTAAGTCAG GACTTTGTAAGAAGAAGACAGAAAGGTTTATTGAGCGCAACTTCTTCCTTCGGATGAAGAGCACCCTCACCAGCCGAGGCAGAACAGTGAATATCAAGTCTGCCTCTTGGAAG GTGCTTCACTGCACAGGTCATATGCAGACCTTCAGCAGTGAACTGGAGAGTTCGTCCCCTGTTGGGAGCTACCTAACTCTGCTCTGTGAGCCCATCCCCCACCCAGGCTGTGTGGAGTTCCCACTGGACAGCAGCACCTTCCTCTCCCGCCACAACATGGACATGAGCTTCACACAGTGTGACGGCCG GGTGACTGAACTTGTTGGATACCAGCCTGAGGACCTGGTTGGTCGATCAGCCTATGAGTTTTTCCATGCCTTGGATTTTGACCATGTCACAAAGAGCTTACACATCT TGTTCTCCAAAGGTCAGGTGTGCACCAGCCAGTACCGCTTCCTTGCTAAAAATGGAGGCTTTGTCTGGTCTGAGACCCAGGCCACTGTCCTTTACAATGGAAAGACTTCCCAGCCAGAGGCTGTGGTGTGCCTCAACTTCATCCTTAG CGGAGTAGAGCATGCAgacactgtgttctctgtggagcaGACTTGTAATGAACTGAAGCCAGACAGGCTGAGTCTGACTGTGATGGAGGTGGAGGATTGTGAGGATGAGCtgagtagcagcagcagctctgagctCTTCAACAAGCTGAAGGACAGCCCCGAGGATCTGCTACAGCTGGCACCAGCTGCTGGAGATACCATCATACCCCTGACAG AGCACATGGACTTGTCTTTTTGCCCACCATCTAGCCCTGATAGTGTCCCTGAATGTCCTAAGGACCTTTGCACCCCCAAACTCCGCCAGCTTCTCTCACCCATATTCGACAGCCCTTCTCCTGCCTCACCC AGCTCAGTCGAAGAGTTTCCCATGGATACCGGTGATGTTGAGAAATTTTTCGCTCTCAAGCCTGAGGAGAGCGCTGCTCAGAAAGGACTGACAGAG GACTTGGATGAAATGGATCTGGACATGCTTGCTCCGTATATCTCTATGGATGATGACTTCCAGCTCACCTTCCTGCCCCAGTTCCCTGAGGCAGGGTCATCCTCTGCAGATGTGCTAACTGCACCTTCAAGGAAAAG AGGCCTGGAGGAAGATGATGACTTGCCTTCTTTAACCACCAACTGGGAGAAGAGACATAAAGACAGCCCCTTAGAGGAGGAGCTTCTGCTCAGCCATGCTTCCCTG GCGGGCGTGCTGGTTACAGATTCAGAAGAGATCGTCCCTCCAACTTGGAAAAGAAGTCAGCTCCTGACAGACCGGGATCCAGTGCTGGGAGGGACGCAAGCCCTTGGCAATACAGCAG CTCTCCTGGGGGATCCTTTCACATCACAAAAGCCTGATTTAAGGGCTCAGATATCTGGGACTACATCATCTCTCACCTGA
- the zgc:152863 gene encoding sushi domain-containing protein 6 isoform X2, whose amino-acid sequence MSARRLSLWPCLHAALSYGIFFLTTLPDITAGQNCSHPIMPEHGGFSCRPSPCRGFPSRSYIYYFCEPGYVLQKGHRSRCHKGRWNPSVPVCMPNSGHAKNEDRVTNSIPSVATTAVGVSIFLLTTTACMVVKSRLYPCQSQRRSSDQLDLVVDGLPVSLPTYEEAVYGSWGQRLPPLRGPTQLLLASSDHSPLSSLIQPESSQRADASSRSTEALPPPYEEVLLRAADEGNEGEARASHIALSVEKDN is encoded by the exons ATGTCTGCACGGAGACTGTCACTTTGGCCATGTTTGCACGCTGCCCTGAGCTATGGGATCTTCTTCCTGACGACACTGCCAGACATTACCGCAG GTCAAAACTGCTCTCACCCGATTATGCCAGAGCACGGCGGCTTCTCCTGCAGGCCTTCGCCGTGCAGAGGGTTCCCTTCAAGGAGCTACATCTACTACTTCTGTGAGCCGGGCTACGTCCTGCAAAAAGGCCACCGCTCCAGGTGCCACAAAGGGCGCTGGAACCCCAGTGTGCCTGTATGTATGCCTAACTCAG GGCATGCTAAAAATGAAGACAGAGTGACCAATTCCATTCCAAGTGTGGCTACGACTGCCGTTGGAGTGTCCATATTCCTTCTTACCACCACGGCCTGCATGGTTGTCAAGTCCCGTCTGTACCCCTGTCAGTCCCAAAG GCGTTCCTCTGACCAGTTGGACTTGGTGGTGGACGGTTTGCCTGTGTCTCTGCCAACCTATGAAGAGGCCGTATATGGCAGTTGGGGACAGCGCCTACCCCCCTTACGGGGACCCACTCAGCTCTTGCTGGCCTCGTCCGATCACAGCCCCTTATCATCCCTCATTCAGCCGGAGTCCAGTCAGCGTGCAGATGCGTCCAGTCGGAGCACCGAGGCGCTGCCACCACCTTACGAGGAGGTGCTCCTGCGGGCTGCGGATGAAGGCAACGAGGGGGAAGCGAGGGCTTCGCACATTGCACTTTCTGTGGAAAAGGACAACTAA
- the zgc:152863 gene encoding sushi domain-containing protein 6 isoform X1: protein MSARRLSLWPCLHAALSYGIFFLTTLPDITAGQNCSHPIMPEHGGFSCRPSPCRGFPSRSYIYYFCEPGYVLQKGHRSRCHKGRWNPSVPVCMPNSGHAKNEDRVTNSIPSVATTAVGVSIFLLTTTACMVVKSRLYPCQSQSRRSSDQLDLVVDGLPVSLPTYEEAVYGSWGQRLPPLRGPTQLLLASSDHSPLSSLIQPESSQRADASSRSTEALPPPYEEVLLRAADEGNEGEARASHIALSVEKDN, encoded by the exons ATGTCTGCACGGAGACTGTCACTTTGGCCATGTTTGCACGCTGCCCTGAGCTATGGGATCTTCTTCCTGACGACACTGCCAGACATTACCGCAG GTCAAAACTGCTCTCACCCGATTATGCCAGAGCACGGCGGCTTCTCCTGCAGGCCTTCGCCGTGCAGAGGGTTCCCTTCAAGGAGCTACATCTACTACTTCTGTGAGCCGGGCTACGTCCTGCAAAAAGGCCACCGCTCCAGGTGCCACAAAGGGCGCTGGAACCCCAGTGTGCCTGTATGTATGCCTAACTCAG GGCATGCTAAAAATGAAGACAGAGTGACCAATTCCATTCCAAGTGTGGCTACGACTGCCGTTGGAGTGTCCATATTCCTTCTTACCACCACGGCCTGCATGGTTGTCAAGTCCCGTCTGTACCCCTGTCAGTCCCAAAG TAGGCGTTCCTCTGACCAGTTGGACTTGGTGGTGGACGGTTTGCCTGTGTCTCTGCCAACCTATGAAGAGGCCGTATATGGCAGTTGGGGACAGCGCCTACCCCCCTTACGGGGACCCACTCAGCTCTTGCTGGCCTCGTCCGATCACAGCCCCTTATCATCCCTCATTCAGCCGGAGTCCAGTCAGCGTGCAGATGCGTCCAGTCGGAGCACCGAGGCGCTGCCACCACCTTACGAGGAGGTGCTCCTGCGGGCTGCGGATGAAGGCAACGAGGGGGAAGCGAGGGCTTCGCACATTGCACTTTCTGTGGAAAAGGACAACTAA